One Deinococcus sp. YIM 134068 genomic region harbors:
- a CDS encoding DUF4388 domain-containing protein translates to MTASQNPRSSLLLVGEPGDHLRRYLHTHVPASAQWQVRSFPTVEAVLAEAPHEAPNLAVVVCPQEDALLCFDLHHLLEHAKRRWPYTFFIVVSLQPLRHPEALFERFGEMPVVDLSAASDLGAVIEREMASGTYGLVRGVSLPSFLQVMAWEHKSLSIRVESPQGWGRLHLLRGQLVGAYSNVSRREGEAAALEILSWESVSLRIERSYHNGRGGELRDLQHLLMDAMKLKDEDAKQGGDLLGDLLFDDGPESGGADELGLDLGLDLGLDLGQRRPGPPTSNIGETLGAAMRELDGAHAVSLVDYQIGMALETQGTGFDFDAAAATYTTVVRAQLQLMESLGLGDGPEDILITLKDQYHILALVPNEPLFLHLVLSRREGNLAVARSTLGALGHQLVVM, encoded by the coding sequence ATGACAGCATCTCAAAATCCCCGGTCCTCCCTGCTGCTGGTCGGCGAGCCGGGGGACCACCTGCGGCGGTACCTGCACACCCACGTGCCCGCCTCGGCGCAGTGGCAGGTGCGGTCCTTCCCGACGGTGGAGGCCGTGCTGGCGGAAGCGCCCCACGAAGCGCCGAACCTGGCGGTGGTCGTCTGCCCGCAGGAGGACGCGCTGCTGTGCTTCGACCTGCACCACCTGCTGGAGCATGCCAAGCGGCGCTGGCCCTACACCTTCTTCATCGTGGTGAGCCTGCAGCCCCTGCGCCACCCGGAGGCCCTGTTCGAGCGGTTCGGGGAGATGCCGGTCGTCGATCTGAGCGCGGCCTCGGACCTGGGGGCCGTCATCGAGCGGGAGATGGCGAGCGGCACCTACGGGCTGGTGCGCGGCGTGTCGCTGCCGAGCTTTCTTCAGGTGATGGCCTGGGAGCACAAGAGCCTGTCCATCCGCGTGGAGTCCCCGCAGGGGTGGGGGCGGCTGCACCTGCTCCGGGGCCAGCTCGTGGGGGCCTACTCGAACGTCTCGCGGCGGGAGGGGGAGGCGGCGGCGCTGGAGATTCTGTCGTGGGAGTCGGTCTCGCTTCGAATCGAACGCTCGTACCACAATGGCCGGGGCGGCGAGCTGCGCGACCTCCAGCATCTCCTGATGGACGCCATGAAGCTCAAGGACGAGGACGCCAAGCAGGGAGGGGACCTGCTCGGGGACCTGCTGTTCGACGACGGCCCGGAATCCGGCGGCGCGGACGAACTGGGGCTGGACCTGGGGCTGGACCTGGGGCTGGACCTGGGGCAGCGGCGTCCGGGACCCCCGACCTCCAACATCGGGGAGACGCTCGGCGCGGCGATGCGGGAGCTGGACGGCGCGCACGCCGTTTCGCTCGTGGACTACCAGATCGGCATGGCGCTGGAGACCCAGGGCACGGGCTTCGACTTCGACGCCGCCGCCGCGACCTACACCACGGTGGTGCGCGCCCAGTTGCAGCTCATGGAGAGCCTGGGCCTGGGTGACGGCCCGGAGGACATCCTGATCACCCTGAAAGACCAGTACCACATCCTCGCCCTCGTCCCGAACGAGCCGCTGTTCCTGCACCTGGTCCTGTCCCGCAGGGAGGGCAATCTGGCGGTGGCGCGCTCCACCCTCGGGGCGCTGGGGCACCAGCTCGTCGTGATGTAG
- a CDS encoding HU family DNA-binding protein, which translates to MAQRGEKIKKAKTQALLDDATFAAAGQSGPGNAPITRTGAHDVGRLGRTDLAEQVAGRTSLSKGQAAAAIDALLGGVVEALRGGQSVGLPGLGTLSVRETAARTGVRPGTSERIQIPAGRKVAFKVASTLKGGLGTE; encoded by the coding sequence ATGGCGCAGCGGGGCGAGAAGATCAAGAAGGCCAAGACCCAGGCGTTGCTGGACGACGCGACCTTTGCCGCCGCCGGGCAGAGCGGCCCCGGCAACGCGCCGATCACACGCACGGGCGCGCACGACGTCGGCAGGCTCGGCAGGACCGACCTCGCCGAGCAGGTCGCCGGGCGCACCAGCCTGAGCAAGGGGCAGGCGGCGGCGGCCATCGACGCGCTGCTCGGCGGGGTCGTGGAGGCGTTGCGCGGCGGCCAGAGTGTGGGCCTGCCCGGCCTGGGCACGCTCTCCGTGCGCGAGACGGCGGCCCGGACCGGGGTGCGGCCCGGCACCAGCGAGAGGATTCAGATTCCGGCGGGCAGGAAGGTCGCCTTCAAGGTCGCCTCCACCCTCAAGGGCGGCCTGGGCACCGAGTAG
- a CDS encoding response regulator, translating into MTTQDILVVDDSVSVRKALERILAPQGLRVRTADSGEDALNQLDPPPGLVIADVLMPGMSGLQLAETVQARYPGLPVLLMSGVVDEPLQQQARRVGVARVMRKPFTPGELLPVVSELLGAGTGTAAPTPESPAPAASDPDLRAWTALLAHLNTQPGLLAVTLFDLRGHPLHQGHTPLPPTLGLYARFLLTAAFTAGLHVEARQPQILQVAYENRTLLLTEYAGGYLVSLWPDASGAQALTRWLRSARVPVAAR; encoded by the coding sequence ATGACCACCCAAGACATTCTGGTTGTCGACGACAGCGTGAGCGTTCGCAAGGCGCTCGAGCGCATCCTGGCCCCGCAGGGCCTGCGCGTGCGCACCGCCGACAGCGGCGAGGACGCCCTCAACCAGCTCGACCCCCCGCCGGGGCTGGTGATCGCCGACGTGCTGATGCCCGGCATGAGCGGCCTGCAACTCGCCGAAACGGTCCAGGCCCGGTATCCGGGTCTCCCGGTCCTGCTCATGAGCGGCGTGGTGGACGAACCGCTGCAACAGCAGGCGCGGCGGGTGGGGGTCGCGCGGGTGATGCGGAAGCCCTTCACGCCCGGCGAACTGCTGCCCGTGGTCTCCGAGCTGCTGGGCGCAGGCACGGGCACGGCGGCCCCCACCCCCGAGTCCCCTGCCCCGGCGGCCAGCGACCCGGACCTCCGGGCGTGGACGGCGCTGCTCGCGCACCTGAACACCCAGCCCGGCCTGCTGGCCGTCACCCTCTTCGACCTCAGGGGCCACCCGCTGCATCAGGGCCACACGCCCCTGCCCCCCACCCTCGGCCTGTACGCCCGCTTCCTGCTGACTGCCGCCTTCACGGCGGGCCTGCACGTGGAGGCGCGGCAGCCGCAGATTCTTCAGGTCGCGTACGAGAACCGCACCCTGCTGCTGACCGAGTACGCGGGGGGCTACCTCGTCTCCCTGTGGCCGGACGCGTCCGGTGCCCAGGCCCTCACGCGCTGGCTGCGTTCGGCGCGGGTCCCGGTCGCGGCACGGTGA